Within the Bacilli bacterium genome, the region GCAGCAACTCCTTGTGGTTTTCTTTTTTGCACGAGATGGGAATTATTGATTGCTTGCGAGAAAGTGGCGAGCCCGACATTTCATGAATTTTACAATTAATTTTATAGTAACCTTTAGTGCAAACGCCTGATCCGGTAAAAACTGCGCTCAAAATGTTAGATGTTGTCCAACAATTGGAGCACAGTTTAATAAGTGACGCTCATTTAACGCCGGCACCCATGAATGTTGTTAGACGCTTTCCTGGTATTAACCGCCGAACGCGCTGCGAAACGCTTTGGAAAGCGATGTTTCTTCCACATTCCAAAGTTTGGCCACTTCCGGGCAAATATGTTCGTCCCACCAATCGCACAAGGCTTTTCGATTATCATGGTGCTCAACGATCAACGGCAGATGTTCAATGACTTTCCGAAAATAAAACTCTTCAGCCGCGATGATCTGCTCGGGGGGAACCCAGATTTTCAGTTTTTTGAGAGCGCGATACAGTTCACGATTGCAGGATCGCCGTATTTTCCGGGCAGAAGGAAGTTCCTGCTGATGCTTTTCAACACCCGAACTTTTCATCGATCTTCACGACTCCTCTCTGCATTATGGTATGCATGAGGAAGTCGGGAAGCCACTTGGTGTGCCCACTTATTGCTTAGGTAGTCAGATCACGACGATATAACCGATCATCGGGCCGTTATGGGCGATATCGGGATGGGCAAGGCAAATAATCCGGTAGATGCCTTTTCGCGCGGCGGTGAACGTCACAACCGTTTCTTCCCCTTTTTTCACTTCTTCTTTCACTTGCAACCCTTCAATAACAAATGGATGGCTTTCCCCATTGATGCCGTAAATGCTCAGCTTGACCAGCTCCCCTTCGCTCACAACAATCGTCCCCGGGTCCCACCTGTAAGCTTCTATTTCTCTGCCGTCCGCTGTCGTTGTTTTGAATTCGCCGGTAACCATATGAATAATCCGGGCTTCTTTTCCAGGTACGGCTGCGGCGGGGGTTGATCTTTCTTTGGCAAACAGCGCGAGCGCGGCAATGACGAGAGCGCAGGCGGCAACGGCGCGCAGGAGAATAATTCTTTTTAATACAAAGATTTTTGCCATTTTTACCGGAACTCCTTTCCGTTTCATCACATCATCGCTAACATATGCAAGCGCCTGTCCTGCCATGACACGCGTAGCGGAGAAATTGCGCGTTGCCTTTGCATAGGTGCGGCTGTTCATCTATACTGGTGATGAATCATGCGTCAAAAGAAAGAGAGGGATGGTATGGCGGAAATCATACAAAGGCTGCTTGAATTCGTGGAAAGCATGGGGTATTGGGGCATCATGCTCGGGCTGGCCATAGAAATTATTCCTAGCGAAGTTGTGCTTTCATTCGGCGGTTATCTCGTTTCGCAGCATAAAATATCGTTTGTCGGCGCCGTTTTGTATGGCACGGCAGGCATTCTCATCGCGCAGTCGGTGTTATACTGGATTGGACTGTATGGCGGCAGGCCGTTTGTGGAACGTTACGGAAAATATTTGTTGCTGAAAAAGCATCACATCGATATCGCGGAAGGTTGGTTTAACCGTTATGGCGCCGGAATCGTGTTCACCTCCAGGTTCGTGCCGGTGTTTCGGCAAGCGATTTCCATCCCGGCGGGCATGGCGCGCATGTCTTTCGCCAAATTCACCTTCTATACGCTTTTGGCAACGATCCCCTGGTGCATTTTGTTTATTTATCTCGGCAAAACGTTGGGGGAAAACTGGCGGCAAATCGGCGAAAAAGCGAAACCTTATACAGATGAGCTGATTATCGGCGCTATTCTTTTGGTCGCGCTATACATACTGTTCAAATGGTGGCAAGCAAAAAAACGCAATCCCGTTAAGGAAGCCGGATCAATCGGCGAGAAGAAGGTTGCCCATCAACTGAAGTTTCTGGGGCCGGAATATAAAGTGCTTAACGGCAAAACGATCCGCGCCCGCGCCAATCATCAGGAATTCGATCATGTGGTGATCGGGCCGAACGGCGTTTTTCACATTGAAACGAAATATTGGTCAGGCCGCGTGGCGTTTACCGAGCAAGGCGTTGAGCGCGAAGGCGAAAAAGCGGCGGCGGACCCGACGGCGCAATTGTACCGGCATGAGTACATCCTGAAAGAGTTGCTGAAAGAAATAGGCGTGCGGGCAGATGTCGTGGGCGTTTTGTGTTTCGCCCATCCGAAAGCGCAAATCGAAGGGAAAAGCCCGGCTTTTATTACCGCAAAAGTTGACAGGCTGCTGCACGTGATCAAATCGCACAAGCCAAAGCGTCCGCTTTCACCGAAAGAAGTACAGCATATATTTAAACATATATCGGCGCAATAGGGCGACTTTCACTTGATCCAAAAAGTTTAAAGGAGTGATATGAAATGAGCGTCAATTTGGCGGGCAAATTCGGAACGGGATTAACTCCGCAAGCATTTATGGACGGCATGAACAAAAACAAGGAAAAGTTTGCGGACTGGCATGCGCGCTTCACTTGGGAAAATCAAGATGATTTGGCGTTTTTTCAGTCGTTGCGAAATCGGGATGATTTGCGCTGCCTGATTGTCGCCGCGGACTGGTGCGGCGATGTGGTGCGCAATGTGCCCGTGGTGTTCAAAGTTTTGGCGGAAACCGGGATGCCGGTGGAAGTGCTGATTATGGAGCAAAACACCGGTGTGATCGACCAATTTTTGACGATGGGCGGGCGGGCCATTCCCAAGGTCATCTTTACCGATACCGGCGGGGTCGTGTTGGGAGATTGGGGTCCGCGCCCGGAACATGTGCAAAAAGCGATGATCCGTTTTAAAACGGAAAATCCCGACAATAAAGCCCCCGATTACCAAGACAAGCTGCGCGCCACATACGATGAAATGCGCCGGTTATACGGCGAGGGCACAGCTTATCAGACGGTCATTGTAAAAGAGTTGCGGAAGTTGCTTGCGAAGGTGTGATAACGAATGTTGAACATTTCCCGGATCCCTTTGGGCCCTTTGGCAACCAACGCATATGTCGTAAGCAACCCGAACACGAAAAAAGCGTTCGTGATCGATCCCGGCATGGCGTCATCCGTTTTGTTTCAAGCTTTCGGTGATTTTACCGTCGAAGCGGTCATTCTGACGCATGCCCATTTCGATCATATCGGCGGATTGGAAGAAGTGCGAAAGCGCACTGGCGCCCCCGTTTACATCCACGAACGGGAAAAAGATTGGCTTAACGATCCCGAATTGAA harbors:
- a CDS encoding dehydrogenase; translation: MKSSGVEKHQQELPSARKIRRSCNRELYRALKKLKIWVPPEQIIAAEEFYFRKVIEHLPLIVEHHDNRKALCDWWDEHICPEVAKLWNVEETSLSKAFRSAFGG
- a CDS encoding cupredoxin domain-containing protein, translated to MAKIFVLKRIILLRAVAACALVIAALALFAKERSTPAAAVPGKEARIIHMVTGEFKTTTADGREIEAYRWDPGTIVVSEGELVKLSIYGINGESHPFVIEGLQVKEEVKKGEETVVTFTAARKGIYRIICLAHPDIAHNGPMIGYIVVI
- a CDS encoding nuclease-related domain-containing protein — encoded protein: MGEKKVAHQLKFLGPEYKVLNGKTIRARANHQEFDHVVIGPNGVFHIETKYWSGRVAFTEQGVEREGEKAAADPTAQLYRHEYILKELLKEIGVRADVVGVLCFAHPKAQIEGKSPAFITAKVDRLLHVIKSHKPKRPLSPKEVQHIFKHISAQ
- a CDS encoding thioredoxin family protein, which translates into the protein MSVNLAGKFGTGLTPQAFMDGMNKNKEKFADWHARFTWENQDDLAFFQSLRNRDDLRCLIVAADWCGDVVRNVPVVFKVLAETGMPVEVLIMEQNTGVIDQFLTMGGRAIPKVIFTDTGGVVLGDWGPRPEHVQKAMIRFKTENPDNKAPDYQDKLRATYDEMRRLYGEGTAYQTVIVKELRKLLAKV